A window of the Mucilaginibacter sp. cycad4 genome harbors these coding sequences:
- a CDS encoding type II toxin-antitoxin system HicB family antitoxin produces MNDIIQYKSYYASVHFSADDEVFHGKILGINDLVNFEGTSVKELKAAFEEAVEDYIDTCSTIGKSPDKTYKGTFNVRVPSVLHKEASIFAAINNITLNEFVKMAMHFALQRKEQVIKRSAEGDKEIIEMV; encoded by the coding sequence ATGAATGATATCATACAGTATAAAAGCTACTACGCATCGGTACATTTTAGTGCCGATGACGAGGTGTTTCATGGTAAAATTTTAGGTATCAATGATTTGGTTAACTTTGAAGGCACATCTGTAAAAGAACTTAAAGCTGCATTTGAAGAGGCTGTTGAAGACTATATCGATACCTGTAGCACTATTGGTAAATCACCAGACAAAACATATAAAGGTACATTTAATGTCCGTGTTCCTTCAGTATTGCATAAAGAGGCATCAATATTTGCAGCTATTAATAATATCACCTTAAATGAATTTGTTAAAATGGCTATGCATTTTGCGTTGCAACGCAAGGAACAGGTAATCAAAAGATCTGCTGAAGGAGATAAAGAGATAATTGAGATGGTCTAA
- a CDS encoding DUF5606 domain-containing protein gives MNLQGIVSVSGKPGLWKALAQNKTGYVLESLDAQKTKLIANLSTAKLAALSEITIFGVEDDIRLTDVLERMKSASNIPDVKADGKALRTFFYEVAPDHDEEKVYSSDIKKVIAWFQILKPLPIFEEADPTQAPAPVAEEPVAEAVSAEPEAEPAAPKAKAKKATKKAE, from the coding sequence ATGAATTTACAGGGAATTGTATCAGTATCAGGAAAACCGGGTTTATGGAAAGCTTTGGCACAAAACAAAACCGGCTACGTGCTGGAAAGTTTAGATGCACAGAAAACAAAGCTGATAGCCAACCTTTCTACAGCCAAATTAGCTGCTTTAAGTGAGATCACCATTTTTGGTGTTGAGGATGATATCAGGTTAACTGATGTGCTTGAGCGTATGAAATCGGCATCAAACATACCTGATGTTAAAGCCGACGGCAAAGCATTACGCACCTTCTTTTACGAAGTAGCACCAGATCATGATGAAGAAAAGGTTTACTCATCGGATATTAAAAAGGTAATAGCCTGGTTCCAGATATTAAAGCCGCTTCCGATTTTTGAAGAGGCCGATCCAACCCAGGCACCTGCCCCGGTTGCAGAAGAGCCGGTTGCCGAAGCAGTAAGTGCTGAACCGGAAGCCGAACCTGCTGCCCCAAAAGCAAAAGCTAAAAAAGCCACAAAAAAAGCCGAATAA
- a CDS encoding serine hydrolase domain-containing protein, with protein MVNNLPKLANTILLVAIGFIASAQPYKPATFTDPERLKKIQATFPVIDQLYKKYAEDNHWPALVYGIVVDGKLVHTGGLGYTDIDAKIKADSTSDFRIASMTKSLTAMAILKLRDEGKLKLDDPAYLYIPEMKGLKYLTRDAIPVTIKHLLTHTAGYPEDNPWGDRQLAVTDNELLALYKKGISFSNNPGQGYEYSNLGFATLGYIIKKVSGKTYEQYIADNILKPLGMSHTYWEYTKVPENKLAHGYRWLDGRWIEQPLLHDGAYGAMGGLITTIEDFSKYMAIHMDAWPPRNDAETLPVKRSSIREMQYPWDVNYLTVNAKTTTGRPCPNVSAYAYGLRWAKDCDNRVYIGHTGGLPGFGSQWNILPEYGIGIVSFANLTYARAGYPNTQALDTLLALSGIKPRQLPASAILEQRKNDLLKVIADWSKAKESGIFADNFFMDYFPDKLKATAAETFAKKGKIISTGNVVAENQLRGYFIIKCENGNIRVSFTLTPENPPLVQEFHFDVAQ; from the coding sequence ATGGTCAACAATTTACCTAAGCTTGCTAATACCATCCTGTTAGTTGCAATAGGCTTTATAGCCTCTGCCCAACCCTACAAACCTGCAACCTTCACCGATCCCGAAAGGTTGAAAAAGATCCAGGCTACCTTTCCGGTCATTGATCAATTGTATAAGAAGTACGCTGAAGACAATCACTGGCCTGCGCTGGTTTATGGCATTGTGGTTGATGGTAAGCTGGTGCATACGGGGGGCTTGGGGTATACCGATATCGACGCTAAGATAAAAGCGGATTCCACCTCCGATTTCAGGATCGCTTCCATGACCAAAAGCCTCACCGCTATGGCTATCCTCAAACTCAGGGATGAAGGCAAACTTAAACTGGATGATCCGGCTTACCTGTACATCCCTGAAATGAAGGGATTGAAATATTTGACCAGGGATGCCATTCCGGTTACCATAAAGCATCTGCTTACCCATACGGCAGGATACCCCGAAGATAACCCCTGGGGAGACAGACAGCTTGCCGTAACTGACAACGAACTGCTGGCGCTATATAAAAAAGGCATATCCTTTTCCAATAATCCGGGGCAGGGCTATGAGTACAGTAATCTTGGTTTTGCTACACTGGGATATATCATCAAAAAAGTATCGGGTAAAACATATGAACAATACATTGCGGATAATATCCTGAAGCCTTTGGGTATGAGCCATACCTACTGGGAATATACTAAAGTGCCCGAAAACAAACTGGCCCATGGTTACCGCTGGCTTGACGGCCGGTGGATTGAGCAACCTTTGCTGCATGATGGCGCGTACGGAGCTATGGGCGGCCTCATCACAACCATTGAGGACTTTAGCAAATACATGGCCATACATATGGATGCTTGGCCACCCCGCAACGATGCCGAAACCCTGCCGGTAAAGCGCAGCTCTATCCGCGAAATGCAATATCCATGGGATGTGAATTATTTAACCGTGAATGCCAAAACCACTACCGGCAGGCCTTGTCCCAATGTAAGTGCCTATGCTTATGGGTTGCGCTGGGCTAAGGATTGTGATAACCGGGTATACATTGGCCACACCGGTGGCTTGCCTGGTTTTGGTAGCCAATGGAACATTTTGCCGGAGTATGGGATAGGAATAGTATCATTCGCTAACCTTACCTATGCCCGCGCAGGTTACCCTAATACCCAGGCGCTGGATACCTTACTCGCGCTTTCGGGCATAAAACCAAGGCAGCTTCCGGCTTCTGCCATATTGGAGCAACGTAAAAACGACCTGCTTAAGGTTATAGCTGACTGGAGCAAAGCTAAGGAAAGCGGCATTTTTGCTGATAATTTTTTCATGGATTATTTCCCGGATAAACTGAAAGCTACCGCCGCCGAAACCTTCGCCAAAAAAGGTAAAATAATAAGCACGGGCAATGTAGTTGCCGAAAACCAGTTACGCGGATATTTTATTATCAAATGCGAAAATGGCAACATCAGGGTGAGTTTTACCCTTACACCTGAAAACCCGCCGTTGGTGCAGGAGTTTCATTTTGATGTAGCACAATAA
- a CDS encoding type II toxin-antitoxin system HicA family toxin — protein MSRHEKLIIRLLSVPKDFTWDELVKVLNSFGYEELKGGKTGGSRRRFVDENKNIITLHKPHPANIVKGYAIKEIIEHLKVKGHLKDE, from the coding sequence ATGTCAAGACACGAAAAACTAATCATTCGTCTATTATCTGTCCCTAAAGATTTTACATGGGATGAATTGGTCAAAGTATTAAATTCTTTTGGGTACGAAGAGTTAAAGGGTGGGAAAACCGGAGGATCAAGAAGAAGATTTGTTGACGAAAACAAGAATATTATAACGCTTCATAAACCTCACCCCGCCAACATCGTAAAGGGCTACGCAATAAAGGAAATTATTGAACATTTAAAGGTGAAAGGGCATTTAAAAGATGAATGA
- the sucD gene encoding succinate--CoA ligase subunit alpha: protein MSVLVNKDSKVIVQGFTGKEGSYHAEQMIAYGTQLVGGVTPGKGGQTHLDRPVFNTVKDAVVATGADVSIIFVPPAFGADAIMEAAEAGIKVIVCITEGIPTKDMIAVKEYLTDKDARLIGPNCPGIITADESKIGIMPGFIFKKGNVGVVSKSGTLTYEAVDQVVKAGLGITTAIGIGGDPIIGTPTKEAVELLMNDPETHGIIMIGEIGGNMEADAARWIKANGTKPVVGFIAGQTAPPGRRMGHAGAIVGGADDTAAAKMKIMTECGIRVVESPAEIGAAMAEELAKL, encoded by the coding sequence ATGAGTGTACTCGTAAATAAAGATTCAAAAGTTATTGTACAAGGTTTCACCGGTAAAGAGGGTTCATACCACGCTGAGCAAATGATTGCTTATGGCACTCAGTTAGTTGGTGGTGTTACACCGGGTAAAGGCGGTCAAACCCATTTAGACAGGCCGGTTTTTAACACGGTTAAAGATGCCGTTGTTGCAACCGGTGCCGATGTATCGATCATATTTGTACCTCCTGCTTTTGGTGCGGATGCCATTATGGAAGCTGCCGAAGCCGGCATTAAGGTTATTGTTTGTATTACTGAAGGTATCCCTACAAAGGATATGATTGCGGTTAAAGAATATCTTACCGATAAGGATGCACGCCTGATTGGTCCTAACTGCCCTGGCATCATCACTGCTGATGAGAGCAAAATTGGTATCATGCCTGGCTTTATCTTCAAAAAAGGTAATGTTGGCGTGGTTTCAAAATCTGGTACTTTAACTTATGAAGCGGTTGACCAGGTGGTTAAAGCCGGTTTGGGTATCACTACTGCTATCGGTATTGGCGGCGACCCGATTATTGGTACGCCAACCAAAGAAGCTGTTGAATTATTAATGAACGATCCGGAAACTCATGGCATTATCATGATTGGTGAAATTGGCGGAAACATGGAAGCTGATGCTGCCCGCTGGATCAAAGCAAACGGTACTAAACCGGTTGTCGGTTTCATTGCTGGCCAAACAGCGCCTCCGGGCCGCCGTATGGGCCACGCTGGTGCTATTGTTGGCGGTGCTGACGATACTGCTGCTGCTAAAATGAAGATCATGACCGAATGCGGCATCCGCGTGGTTGAATCACCAGCCGAAATTGGTGCTGCCATGGCAGAAGAATTGGCTAAGTTATAG
- a CDS encoding Dabb family protein, whose amino-acid sequence MKSTRRKFITTTAALAAGTVTASAISLKEQKEEWPIVHHVFFWLKNPSSVEDRDKLAAGVKTLAKIETVRKLRVGIVASTEKRDVVDNSWAVSELMFFSDLAGQATYQTHPIHLEFIKNCSHLWEKVIVYDAMDV is encoded by the coding sequence ATGAAATCAACCCGAAGAAAATTCATAACCACTACAGCGGCACTGGCCGCAGGTACAGTTACTGCCTCGGCAATATCCCTGAAAGAACAAAAAGAAGAATGGCCGATAGTCCACCATGTATTTTTCTGGCTTAAAAACCCCAGCTCGGTAGAAGACCGGGATAAATTAGCAGCAGGCGTTAAAACCCTTGCCAAAATTGAAACCGTTCGTAAACTGCGCGTAGGCATTGTGGCCAGTACAGAAAAACGCGATGTAGTTGATAATTCATGGGCAGTGTCTGAACTGATGTTTTTCAGCGACCTGGCCGGGCAAGCCACGTATCAAACCCACCCTATCCACCTGGAGTTTATCAAAAACTGCAGCCACCTTTGGGAAAAGGTTATTGTTTATGATGCGATGGATGTGTAA
- a CDS encoding class I tRNA ligase family protein: MDYQFKEIEQKWQQFWAQNQTFKAEDKSSKPKYYVLDMFPYPSGAGLHVGHPLGYIASDIFARYKRLKGFNVLHPMGYDSFGLPAEQYAIQTGQHPAITTEDNIATYRRQLDQIGFSFDWSREVRTSSPDYYKWTQWIFMQLFNSWYNKDADKAQSIDKLVAHFEAKGSAGINAVCDEEILSFTADEWKALSNQEQQAELLKYRLTYLRESTVNWCPALGTVLANDEVKDGFSERGGYPVEQKKMTQWSMRITAYAERLLQGLDTIDWPEPLKEMQRNWIGKSTGASVKFPIDKSGHNAALDTEFIEVFTTRVDTIFGVTFLVIAPEHELVASLTTPEQKADIEAYIAQTKKKSELDRMADAKTVSGAFTGSYVLNPLNGQQIPIWIADYVLAGYGTGAVMAVPSGDQRDFLFAKHFNLPIVQILDIQNIETEADPTKEGTYINSDFINGLAYKEATAAVVAKLEEINAGKAKVNFRMRDAIFGRQRYWGEPVPVYFKDGLPHLINESHLPLLLPEVDKYLPTETGEPPLGRATNWRHPEGEYELSTMPGWAGSSWYWYRYMDAQNDKEFASREAIEYWKDVDLYIGGSEHATGHLLYSRFWNKFLKDLDLVVEEEPFKKLINQGMIQGISQKIHVSQSASNIYFMPGNHKQFAFGEKTVKLLISDDVKNDFDKYANITEVTSDYSTYSINVDVNLVDFKNNQLDIERFKTWRPEFKDAIYWCSAGWYHEGKLYPFEDKNQEIKFFTKAEVEKMSKSKFNVVNPDDIVTRFGADTLRMYEMFLGPLEQSKPWNTNGIEGVFKFLRKFWRLFHNDAWEFGVSNAAPSKAELKSLHKIIKKVEEDIERFSFNTSVSSFMIAVNELTDLKCNNRAILQDMAIILSSYAPHICEELWSLLGNAEGTLSYAPFPKFNSEYLIEDEFAYPISINGKMKMNLSLSLSLDVKEIEAAVLASPDVQKYLDGKAPKKVIVVKGRIVNMVV, encoded by the coding sequence ATGGACTACCAATTTAAAGAGATAGAGCAAAAGTGGCAGCAGTTTTGGGCACAAAACCAAACTTTCAAAGCCGAAGACAAAAGCAGTAAACCCAAATATTATGTGCTGGATATGTTTCCTTACCCATCAGGAGCTGGTCTGCATGTTGGGCACCCGCTGGGCTATATCGCTTCTGATATTTTTGCACGTTACAAACGTTTAAAAGGTTTTAACGTATTGCACCCTATGGGTTACGACAGCTTTGGCTTACCGGCCGAACAGTACGCCATACAAACCGGCCAGCACCCTGCTATAACTACCGAAGATAATATTGCAACCTATCGCCGCCAGCTTGACCAGATCGGTTTTTCGTTCGACTGGAGCCGCGAGGTGCGTACCAGCTCGCCCGATTATTATAAATGGACCCAGTGGATCTTTATGCAGCTGTTTAACAGCTGGTATAATAAGGATGCCGACAAGGCCCAGTCAATTGATAAGCTTGTTGCCCATTTTGAAGCCAAAGGCTCGGCAGGCATCAATGCTGTTTGCGATGAGGAAATATTAAGTTTTACTGCTGATGAATGGAAAGCTTTAAGCAACCAGGAACAGCAGGCCGAACTGTTAAAATACCGCCTTACCTACCTGCGCGAAAGTACCGTAAACTGGTGCCCCGCTCTTGGTACTGTATTGGCAAACGACGAGGTAAAAGACGGCTTTAGCGAACGCGGCGGTTACCCCGTTGAACAAAAAAAGATGACCCAGTGGAGCATGCGCATTACAGCCTATGCCGAAAGGTTGTTGCAAGGCCTTGATACTATCGACTGGCCCGAGCCTTTGAAAGAAATGCAAAGGAACTGGATTGGTAAAAGTACAGGAGCTTCTGTGAAGTTCCCGATAGATAAATCGGGGCACAACGCCGCTTTGGATACCGAATTTATTGAAGTTTTCACCACCCGTGTTGATACCATTTTCGGTGTTACCTTTTTAGTGATTGCACCAGAGCATGAGCTGGTGGCTTCGCTTACTACACCAGAGCAAAAAGCCGATATTGAGGCTTATATCGCCCAAACCAAAAAGAAATCGGAACTGGACAGGATGGCTGATGCTAAAACTGTATCCGGCGCTTTCACCGGCAGCTATGTGCTTAACCCGCTGAACGGTCAGCAGATCCCAATCTGGATTGCAGACTATGTATTGGCCGGTTACGGAACCGGAGCGGTTATGGCCGTACCATCGGGCGATCAGCGCGATTTCCTGTTTGCAAAACATTTTAATTTGCCGATAGTGCAGATCCTCGATATTCAAAACATCGAAACCGAGGCCGATCCAACTAAAGAAGGTACCTATATCAATTCCGACTTTATTAATGGTTTAGCTTACAAAGAAGCAACCGCTGCTGTGGTTGCCAAACTGGAAGAGATCAACGCCGGAAAAGCCAAAGTTAACTTCAGGATGCGTGATGCCATTTTCGGCCGTCAGCGTTACTGGGGCGAACCGGTGCCGGTTTACTTTAAAGATGGTTTGCCTCATCTGATTAATGAAAGCCACCTGCCGTTGTTATTGCCGGAAGTAGATAAATATCTACCGACTGAAACCGGCGAACCACCATTGGGCCGTGCTACCAATTGGCGCCATCCGGAGGGCGAATACGAACTTTCGACCATGCCGGGCTGGGCTGGTTCAAGCTGGTACTGGTACCGCTATATGGATGCCCAAAATGATAAAGAATTTGCATCGCGCGAGGCCATTGAGTACTGGAAAGATGTTGATTTGTACATCGGCGGCAGCGAACATGCTACCGGTCACCTGTTGTACAGTCGTTTCTGGAATAAATTTCTGAAGGATCTTGACCTTGTTGTTGAAGAAGAGCCATTCAAAAAGCTGATTAACCAGGGCATGATCCAGGGAATATCTCAAAAAATTCATGTTTCGCAATCTGCGTCAAACATTTATTTCATGCCAGGCAATCATAAGCAATTTGCTTTTGGAGAAAAAACGGTCAAGCTATTGATAAGTGACGATGTAAAAAATGACTTCGATAAATATGCAAATATAACTGAGGTTACATCCGACTATTCCACATATTCAATAAATGTAGACGTAAATCTTGTTGACTTTAAGAACAATCAATTGGACATTGAGCGATTTAAAACTTGGCGCCCTGAATTCAAAGATGCTATATACTGGTGTTCCGCTGGATGGTATCATGAAGGTAAACTCTACCCTTTTGAAGACAAAAATCAAGAAATCAAGTTTTTCACCAAGGCAGAAGTTGAAAAAATGTCAAAATCGAAGTTCAATGTTGTAAATCCAGACGACATTGTTACCCGCTTCGGTGCCGATACCCTGCGTATGTACGAAATGTTCTTAGGTCCGCTGGAGCAGAGCAAACCATGGAATACCAATGGTATTGAGGGTGTGTTCAAGTTTCTGCGCAAGTTCTGGAGGCTATTCCACAATGATGCCTGGGAATTTGGCGTTAGCAATGCCGCACCGTCAAAAGCCGAATTGAAATCGCTGCACAAGATCATTAAAAAGGTGGAGGAAGATATTGAGCGCTTCTCGTTCAATACATCAGTTTCCAGCTTTATGATCGCCGTGAATGAACTAACTGACTTGAAATGTAACAACCGCGCTATTTTGCAGGATATGGCGATCATCCTGTCATCATATGCGCCGCATATCTGCGAGGAGCTTTGGTCGTTATTGGGTAATGCAGAGGGTACACTATCATATGCACCATTCCCTAAGTTTAACAGCGAATATTTGATTGAAGATGAGTTTGCTTACCCGATCTCCATCAACGGTAAAATGAAAATGAATTTAAGCCTTTCGTTAAGCCTTGATGTAAAAGAAATAGAGGCCGCCGTTTTAGCCAGCCCCGACGTACAAAAATACCTCGACGGCAAAGCACCTAAAAAGGTGATTGTGGTAAAAGGCCGAATTGTGAATATGGTGGTTTAG
- the dctA gene encoding C4-dicarboxylate transporter DctA yields MKRLLSNLTFQVLIAIALGVVAGLYVKGFAPTAELISKTFISLITMLIAPIIFLTIVLGIAGMSDMKKVGRVGGKALLYFEIVTTFALIIGVTVANIIKPGAGFENHAAKMDTGKLAVYEKAAAEMHWGDFIAHIVPSNMFEAFAKGDILQILFFAILFGFGLSRMGKNGEAVIQLFDKLSKVFFNIMKIVMKVAPIGAFAGMAFTVSKYGIQTLKPLALLMGSVYLTMFLFIFVVLNIICRLFKFSLWEYLKYIRQEVLIVLGTSSSESALPAMMEKLEKFGCSKSVVGLVIPTGYSFNLDGTTIYLSMCVIFLAQVFNIPLSLGQELTIIGILMITSKGAAGVTGSGFIVLTSTLTAIKIIPVEGLAILIGVDRFMSEARAITNVIGNGVATIVIAKSEGEFAPRE; encoded by the coding sequence ATGAAACGCCTCTTATCAAACCTAACTTTCCAGGTACTTATTGCCATTGCCCTTGGGGTAGTGGCCGGCTTATACGTCAAAGGATTTGCCCCAACTGCCGAACTCATCAGCAAAACATTCATCAGTCTCATAACCATGCTCATTGCTCCTATCATATTTTTAACCATTGTACTGGGTATTGCCGGCATGAGCGATATGAAAAAAGTGGGCAGGGTAGGTGGTAAAGCTTTGTTATATTTCGAGATCGTAACCACCTTTGCACTTATCATCGGCGTTACCGTAGCCAATATTATTAAACCCGGCGCCGGCTTTGAAAACCATGCAGCAAAAATGGATACCGGCAAATTAGCCGTGTACGAAAAAGCTGCCGCCGAAATGCACTGGGGCGATTTTATTGCCCATATTGTTCCCTCAAACATGTTTGAGGCTTTTGCCAAGGGGGATATTTTGCAGATCCTGTTTTTTGCGATACTGTTTGGCTTCGGGTTAAGCAGGATGGGTAAAAACGGCGAAGCGGTTATCCAGCTATTTGATAAGCTTTCGAAAGTGTTTTTTAATATCATGAAGATAGTGATGAAGGTGGCGCCGATAGGGGCCTTTGCAGGGATGGCTTTTACGGTGAGCAAATATGGCATCCAAACATTGAAGCCGCTGGCCCTGTTGATGGGATCGGTTTATCTGACCATGTTCCTGTTCATATTTGTGGTATTGAATATTATTTGCAGGCTGTTTAAATTCAGTCTTTGGGAGTACCTGAAGTATATCAGGCAGGAGGTCCTGATCGTGCTGGGGACATCCTCGTCCGAATCGGCTTTGCCGGCCATGATGGAGAAGTTGGAAAAATTTGGCTGTTCCAAATCGGTAGTAGGGCTGGTGATCCCTACAGGTTATTCTTTTAATTTGGATGGCACTACCATTTACCTTTCCATGTGCGTGATATTTTTGGCGCAGGTGTTTAATATCCCGCTTTCGCTGGGGCAGGAGCTCACTATTATCGGCATCCTGATGATCACCTCCAAAGGAGCTGCAGGCGTAACGGGGAGCGGTTTTATTGTGCTTACCAGTACGCTTACTGCCATTAAAATAATCCCGGTTGAGGGTTTGGCGATATTGATAGGAGTTGACAGGTTTATGTCGGAAGCACGGGCTATTACCAATGTAATTGGCAATGGCGTGGCCACGATTGTGATTGCGAAGAGTGAGGGAGAGTTTGCCCCAAGGGAATGA
- a CDS encoding asparagine synthetase B, with product MDDEQKDHLKSYGIAFWVLKNGEEVDWLLNYRGGSFMMKYGQKVEEECKIRGVSYEVIADAKANEIITEVSDPSVNMDLVKLEKAPRMAVYSPKNKLPWDDAVTLVLKYAEIPYDVVYDEEVIHGELPKYDWLHLHHEDFTGQYSKFYGAFRYAQWYTDDIKIQEAMTHKLGFSKVSKMKLAVAQNIRDFCAGGGFLFAMCSGTDTFDIALSAANTDICERMFDGDAADQDAQSKLDFSQTFAFQNFTLDMNPISHSFSNIDVTTTRQVDRTRDFFTLFDFSAKWDVVPSMLTQDHDKVIKGFMGLTTAYNKSMLKPGVTIMGEMKTGNEARYIHGEYGKGQWTFYGGHDPEDYQHAVNDPPTDLKLHPNSPGYRLILNNVLFPAAKKKKQKT from the coding sequence ATGGATGATGAGCAGAAAGACCATCTCAAATCATACGGAATAGCTTTTTGGGTGCTCAAAAACGGCGAAGAAGTTGATTGGCTGCTTAACTATCGTGGTGGCAGCTTCATGATGAAGTACGGGCAAAAAGTTGAGGAAGAATGCAAGATCCGCGGGGTGAGCTACGAAGTTATTGCCGACGCCAAAGCAAACGAAATTATTACCGAAGTAAGCGATCCATCAGTAAATATGGACCTGGTTAAACTGGAGAAAGCCCCACGGATGGCGGTTTATTCGCCAAAAAACAAACTGCCCTGGGATGATGCCGTTACGCTGGTTTTGAAATACGCCGAAATTCCGTACGACGTAGTTTACGACGAAGAGGTGATCCACGGCGAACTGCCTAAGTATGATTGGCTGCACCTGCACCATGAGGATTTTACGGGGCAGTACAGTAAGTTTTACGGAGCCTTCCGTTATGCGCAATGGTATACTGATGATATCAAGATCCAGGAGGCTATGACCCATAAGCTGGGCTTCAGCAAGGTATCAAAAATGAAACTGGCCGTAGCCCAAAACATCCGCGATTTTTGTGCCGGCGGTGGCTTCCTGTTTGCCATGTGCTCAGGTACCGATACCTTTGATATCGCCCTATCCGCTGCAAATACCGATATCTGCGAGCGCATGTTCGACGGTGATGCCGCCGACCAGGACGCGCAATCCAAACTCGACTTTAGCCAGACTTTCGCTTTCCAGAATTTTACACTGGACATGAACCCCATTTCGCACTCTTTCAGCAATATCGATGTTACCACAACCCGCCAGGTTGACCGTACCCGTGATTTCTTTACGCTGTTTGATTTCTCGGCCAAATGGGATGTAGTGCCCAGTATGCTTACGCAGGATCATGATAAGGTGATTAAAGGATTTATGGGCTTAACTACGGCCTATAACAAAAGCATGCTCAAACCCGGCGTTACCATCATGGGCGAAATGAAAACCGGCAACGAAGCCCGCTATATTCACGGTGAATATGGCAAAGGTCAATGGACATTTTACGGCGGCCATGATCCTGAAGATTACCAGCATGCTGTAAATGACCCACCGACGGATTTAAAGCTCCATCCCAATTCACCCGGCTACAGGCTGATATTGAACAATGTACTTTTCCCGGCAGCTAAAAAGAAAAAACAGAAAACCTGA
- a CDS encoding peptidylprolyl isomerase yields MSKAIIKTEKGDMTVEFYDQDAPNTVANFKKLAKSNFYDNVIFHRVIPNFVIQGGDPTGTGAGGPGYKIDCELTGNNQYHDRGVLSMAHAGRNTGGSQFFICHSRDNTAHLDRNHTVFGKVIENVEVVDAIRQGDKILTIEVIED; encoded by the coding sequence ATGAGCAAAGCAATAATCAAAACCGAAAAAGGCGACATGACCGTAGAATTTTACGATCAGGATGCCCCTAATACCGTTGCTAACTTTAAAAAATTAGCAAAATCAAACTTTTATGATAACGTGATCTTTCACCGTGTTATCCCTAATTTTGTGATTCAGGGCGGCGACCCAACCGGTACCGGTGCAGGTGGCCCAGGCTACAAAATTGATTGCGAGCTTACCGGCAACAATCAATACCATGACCGTGGTGTGCTTTCAATGGCTCATGCAGGCCGCAACACAGGCGGTTCGCAGTTTTTCATTTGTCACAGCCGCGACAACACTGCTCATCTTGACCGTAACCACACCGTTTTTGGTAAAGTGATTGAAAATGTTGAGGTAGTTGACGCTATTCGCCAGGGAGACAAGATTTTAACTATCGAAGTTATAGAGGATTAA